In the genome of Bacteroidota bacterium, the window GTCGGCGCTAGGCTTTAACAGCCAACTTATGCTTTTTGACAAGCTCCATAATGGCGTTGTGTGTTTCTAATCCGGTCCAGTGCTGGGGCCTAAACTTTTCAAATTTGGGGCCCATGTAAGAGGCGGGTTTGTATTCGGGCCATTTAATAAGCTTCATGCCCCATGCTGGAAAGTCACGCGCACCTATTTCTACAAAATCAACCAACACAGCTTCACTGTGGCGAAAGTCCTGGCTGATTCTTAAAAAGGTATGCGTGAGATTTTCTCTGCTACCTTCGAGGATCTGGAGGAATTGGCCTTCACTGTAGAGCAGGACACCCGTAATTTCGTTGACAAGGTTGTGTTTTTCGGCTGAAAGCAGGATTTGTTTGAGTTGCTGGTAGCCGAGGCCAGGTTTGGCCGTGCTGTGGTAGATCAGACGATAGAGCATGTTATTGCGGGGAAAATGGTTGTTCTTGCCAGTATCGTCCAAAGGTATAGTCATATTAATAGGGTCGACCTATTTTCATTGGCTAAGGAAAGGTCAATACTTATCACAATAAAGAAGGACGTACAATGTCTCTCCCTGTAATTGATATTCAACCTCTCCTGACACACAGCGCGGGGGTAACGCAGGTTGCAAAGCAAATCCGGACTGCGTGTACAACGGCCGGCTTTTTTTACGTCAGCGGTCACGGGGTTGACCACGCGCTGCAGCAGGCC includes:
- a CDS encoding BLUF domain-containing protein, which produces MLYRLIYHSTAKPGLGYQQLKQILLSAEKHNLVNEITGVLLYSEGQFLQILEGSRENLTHTFLRISQDFRHSEAVLVDFVEIGARDFPAWGMKLIKWPEYKPASYMGPKFEKFRPQHWTGLETHNAIMELVKKHKLAVKA